One Micromonospora sp. WMMD812 genomic window carries:
- a CDS encoding glycosyltransferase — MTFDIMLPYYGSVALMQAAVRSVMAQTDPDWRLTVVDDGTEPGVPEWFAGITDERVRYQRNERNLGVTGNYRKCVGLAEHEYLVMMGTDDIMHPNYLATVRSVIDEYPGVCMIQPGVEVIDADGVVVNTMVDEAKRRLYAPKVDGRRLMGGEELAASLLRGCWFYFPSICWRTDALKAVDFRDEYQVIQDLALVIDLIRRGEQMAVDTTVCFQYRRHAVSKSAADAVNGSRFTEARAYFLEAAELMEAQEWPRAARAARRYTSSRLHAITLLPTALRSGRMAGVASLSRHAFGPASDSR; from the coding sequence ATGACCTTCGACATCATGCTGCCTTACTACGGGAGCGTCGCTCTCATGCAGGCGGCCGTACGCAGCGTGATGGCCCAGACCGATCCGGACTGGCGGCTCACGGTCGTCGACGACGGCACGGAGCCGGGGGTGCCGGAGTGGTTCGCCGGCATCACCGACGAGCGGGTGCGCTACCAGCGCAACGAGCGCAACCTCGGGGTCACCGGCAACTACCGCAAGTGTGTCGGCCTGGCCGAGCACGAGTACCTGGTCATGATGGGCACCGACGACATCATGCACCCGAACTACCTGGCCACCGTCCGGTCGGTGATCGACGAGTACCCCGGCGTCTGCATGATCCAGCCCGGCGTCGAGGTCATCGACGCCGACGGCGTCGTGGTCAACACCATGGTCGACGAGGCCAAGCGCAGGCTGTACGCGCCCAAGGTCGACGGTCGCCGGCTGATGGGCGGCGAGGAGCTGGCGGCGAGCCTGCTGCGCGGCTGCTGGTTCTACTTCCCGTCGATCTGCTGGCGTACGGACGCGCTCAAGGCGGTCGACTTCCGCGACGAGTACCAGGTCATCCAGGATCTCGCCCTGGTCATCGACCTGATCCGGCGGGGCGAGCAGATGGCGGTCGACACGACGGTCTGCTTCCAGTACCGCCGGCACGCGGTCAGCAAGTCCGCCGCGGACGCGGTCAACGGCTCGCGGTTCACCGAGGCCCGGGCCTACTTCCTGGAGGCGGCCGAGCTGATGGAGGCGCAGGAGTGGCCGCGGGCCGCCCGCGCCGCCCGCCGGTACACCTCGTCCCGGTTGCACGCCATCACGCTCCTGCCGACGGCGCTCCGCTCGGGGCGGATGGCCGGTGTGGCGAGCCTTTCCCGGCACGCGTTCGGCCCGGCCAGCGACAGCCGATGA
- a CDS encoding glycosyltransferase family 39 protein: MSDSAVATDTHRPSTGAEQPEPARAGRDGFGELVRRVALSAWFAPTAFAALVVTWHIGKPEMWHDELVTVDVATRSTRQILRLLENVDAVHGAYYLFMHAWTTLVGAGPTAVRLPSALAMTVATACVALAGQRLFDRTTGVAAGFVFALVPTVTRFGQETRSYALVVLGAALATLFLLRALERPGLWRWAAYTLTVAALGVLNVVSLTLLLGHGVAVLVHWWRQRRLWLLVQFALSVGAGLGLALPVIMRGMRQAGRQISWIPDSQPWTVWEQTVGSTLLAAALTALAALGLLAHLRRRPGTTSRPATAALIAVLPLPVILVASTGEINYFFSKYLLFVLPAWAVLAGAGVAALRRVPLVAAALVVVAALAVPGQQALRAEFSHGWYTYPQARAFQPLSYSEAARLIAAEYQPGDGMAAGGPWWWMHDPGVRYYLPKDITPRNVFQARSAADRAELFGADCPEPARCLRDEPRIWVVLPKVTDEPLTGLPRKQSAALAERYDVVRVEHPRGLTVALLQRKG; this comes from the coding sequence ATGTCAGACAGCGCCGTCGCCACGGACACCCACCGCCCCAGCACCGGCGCTGAGCAACCGGAGCCCGCCCGCGCGGGCCGCGACGGGTTCGGTGAGCTGGTACGCCGGGTGGCGCTCAGCGCCTGGTTCGCCCCCACGGCCTTCGCCGCGCTCGTCGTCACCTGGCACATCGGCAAGCCCGAGATGTGGCACGACGAGCTGGTGACCGTTGACGTGGCCACCCGGTCGACCCGCCAGATCCTGCGCCTGCTCGAGAACGTCGACGCCGTGCACGGGGCGTACTACCTGTTCATGCACGCCTGGACGACGCTCGTCGGCGCCGGGCCCACCGCCGTACGGCTGCCCTCGGCGCTGGCCATGACCGTAGCCACCGCGTGCGTCGCCCTGGCCGGCCAGCGCCTGTTCGACCGCACCACCGGCGTCGCCGCCGGCTTCGTCTTCGCCCTGGTTCCCACCGTCACCCGGTTCGGTCAGGAGACCCGCTCGTACGCGCTGGTCGTGCTCGGCGCGGCGCTGGCCACCCTGTTCCTGCTGCGGGCCCTGGAGCGGCCCGGCCTGTGGCGCTGGGCCGCCTACACCCTGACGGTCGCGGCCCTCGGGGTGCTCAACGTGGTCTCGCTCACCCTGCTGCTCGGGCACGGGGTGGCCGTCCTGGTGCACTGGTGGCGGCAGCGGCGCCTGTGGCTGCTGGTGCAGTTCGCGCTGAGCGTCGGGGCCGGGCTGGGGCTGGCCCTGCCGGTGATCATGCGCGGGATGCGGCAGGCCGGGCGGCAGATCAGCTGGATCCCGGACAGCCAGCCGTGGACCGTCTGGGAGCAGACCGTCGGGTCGACGCTGCTCGCCGCCGCGCTGACCGCGCTCGCCGCGCTCGGCCTGCTGGCGCACCTCCGCCGCCGGCCGGGCACGACGTCGCGGCCCGCCACCGCCGCGCTGATCGCGGTGCTGCCGCTGCCGGTGATCCTCGTGGCCTCCACCGGCGAGATCAACTACTTCTTCTCCAAGTACCTGCTGTTCGTCCTGCCGGCGTGGGCGGTGCTCGCCGGCGCCGGCGTCGCCGCGCTCCGCCGTGTCCCGCTGGTGGCGGCGGCGCTGGTGGTGGTCGCGGCGCTGGCGGTCCCCGGCCAGCAGGCGCTGCGCGCGGAGTTCTCGCACGGCTGGTACACCTACCCGCAGGCACGGGCGTTCCAGCCGCTCTCCTACTCGGAGGCGGCCCGGCTGATCGCGGCCGAATACCAGCCCGGCGATGGGATGGCCGCCGGCGGCCCCTGGTGGTGGATGCACGACCCGGGCGTGCGCTACTACCTGCCGAAGGACATCACGCCGCGCAACGTGTTCCAGGCCAGGTCGGCGGCGGACCGGGCGGAGCTGTTCGGCGCGGACTGCCCGGAGCCGGCGCGCTGCCTGCGCGACGAGCCGCGGATCTGGGTCGTCCTGCCCAAGGTCACCGACGAGCCGCTCACCGGCCTTCCGCGCAAGCAGTCGGCCGCGCTGGCCGAGCGGTACGACGTGGTCCGGGTCGAGCACCCGCGCGGCCTGACGGTGGCCCTGCTCCAGCGAAAGGGCTGA
- a CDS encoding histidine phosphatase family protein, with protein sequence MAELATLWIVRHGESTGNVAATQAESAGAELIGLTHRDPDVPLSPTGEEQARATGRWLAGLPPERRPDVAVVSPYLRAVRTAELALAGTGVPVSRDERLRDRELGILDGLTAHGVRARFPDEARRRTRLGKFYYRPPGGESWADVALRLRTLLGDLRRDHEDQRVLLFGHDALVFVLRYLVEGLTETELMALTREQVVMNCSVTGWSADGSGRLTLDTFNDVGHLHRQGARPTWEDEVRAEPV encoded by the coding sequence ATGGCGGAACTGGCGACGCTCTGGATCGTCCGGCACGGGGAGAGCACGGGAAACGTCGCCGCGACCCAGGCCGAGTCCGCCGGCGCCGAGCTGATCGGGTTGACCCACCGGGATCCGGACGTGCCGCTCTCCCCCACCGGCGAGGAGCAGGCCCGGGCGACCGGGCGCTGGCTCGCCGGTCTGCCGCCGGAGCGCCGCCCGGACGTGGCCGTCGTCTCGCCGTACCTGCGGGCGGTGCGCACCGCCGAGTTGGCGCTGGCCGGCACCGGCGTGCCGGTCAGCCGGGACGAACGGCTGCGCGACCGGGAGCTGGGCATCCTGGACGGGCTGACCGCGCACGGGGTACGCGCCCGGTTTCCGGACGAGGCGCGGCGCCGGACCCGGTTGGGCAAGTTCTACTACCGGCCGCCGGGCGGGGAGTCGTGGGCCGACGTGGCGCTGCGGCTGCGTACGCTCCTCGGCGACCTGCGCCGCGACCACGAGGATCAGCGGGTGCTGCTGTTCGGCCACGACGCGCTGGTCTTCGTGCTCCGCTACCTGGTCGAGGGGTTGACCGAGACCGAACTGATGGCGCTGACCCGCGAGCAGGTGGTCATGAACTGCTCGGTCACCGGCTGGTCGGCGGACGGCTCGGGGCGGTTGACGTTGGACACCTTCAACGACGTCGGCCACCTGCACCGGCAGGGCGCCCGGCCGACATGGGAGGACGAGGTCCGTGCCGAACCGGTCTGA
- a CDS encoding NAD(P)H-hydrate dehydratase encodes MPNRSDTEVITPALLRDWALPVPSGGKESRGTVLVVGGSRFTPGAVLLAGVAALRAGAGVLQLAAAESTAAALSIQVPEALVVGLPETSDGAVSGQPGDRLADLVAEADVVTVGPGLSEIEETRRLLHLVLDAAGPQTPVVLDAYALGALSHEPDLLVGSGRPVVLTPNLTEARHLLGREPGEDLDAEAAELADRYAAVVSLYGHVASPDGRSWREESGDAGLGTSGSGDVRAGLLAGLLSRGAEPAQAACWAAYAHAVSGQRLVPQYGRIGFLARELLDEIPHTIATV; translated from the coding sequence GTGCCGAACCGGTCTGACACGGAGGTGATCACCCCGGCGCTGCTGCGCGACTGGGCGCTGCCCGTACCGTCCGGCGGCAAGGAGAGCCGCGGCACCGTGCTCGTGGTCGGCGGTTCCCGGTTCACCCCCGGCGCCGTGCTGCTGGCCGGCGTCGCCGCGCTGCGCGCCGGCGCCGGCGTCCTGCAACTGGCCGCGGCCGAGTCCACCGCGGCCGCCCTCAGCATCCAGGTGCCCGAGGCGCTCGTGGTGGGCCTGCCGGAGACCAGCGACGGGGCGGTCTCGGGACAGCCGGGCGACCGGCTCGCCGACCTGGTGGCCGAGGCGGACGTGGTGACCGTCGGCCCCGGGCTCAGCGAGATCGAGGAGACACGGCGGCTGCTGCACCTGGTGCTCGACGCGGCCGGCCCGCAGACCCCGGTGGTGCTCGACGCGTACGCCCTGGGGGCGCTCAGCCACGAACCGGACCTGCTGGTCGGCTCGGGTCGGCCCGTGGTGCTGACCCCGAACCTCACCGAGGCGCGGCACCTGCTCGGCCGGGAGCCGGGCGAGGACCTGGACGCCGAGGCGGCCGAACTGGCCGACCGGTACGCCGCGGTGGTCTCCCTCTACGGGCACGTCGCCAGCCCGGACGGCCGGAGCTGGCGGGAGGAGAGCGGAGACGCCGGCCTGGGCACCTCGGGCAGCGGGGACGTGCGGGCCGGGCTGCTCGCCGGTCTGCTCTCGCGCGGCGCGGAGCCCGCGCAGGCGGCCTGCTGGGCGGCGTACGCCCATGCGGTGAGCGGTCAACGCCTGGTTCCGCAGTACGGCCGGATCGGTTTCCTGGCCCGCGAGCTGCTCGACGAGATCCCGCACACCATCGCCACGGTGTGA
- a CDS encoding hemerythrin domain-containing protein gives MSTDAIVLLKEDHKEMRRLFKAFQDAEEGPASQRQKLVGQILEALTVHTYLENEVMYPEVRKLLPDLEDDILESYEEHHVADLLCAELFTMDAEDDHFNAKTTVLIENVLHHVEEEEQEWFPKVREALGRKQLQEIGERMIALRADAPRKPTDAKAIKKSLDAVTA, from the coding sequence GTGTCCACCGATGCCATCGTCCTGCTGAAAGAGGACCACAAGGAGATGCGCCGTCTGTTCAAGGCCTTCCAGGACGCCGAGGAGGGACCGGCGAGCCAGCGGCAGAAGCTGGTGGGGCAGATCCTGGAGGCCCTCACGGTGCACACCTACCTGGAGAACGAGGTGATGTACCCCGAGGTCCGCAAGCTCCTGCCCGACCTCGAGGACGACATCCTCGAGTCGTACGAGGAGCACCACGTCGCCGACCTGCTCTGCGCCGAGCTGTTCACGATGGACGCCGAGGACGACCACTTCAACGCCAAGACGACGGTGCTGATCGAGAATGTGCTGCACCACGTCGAGGAGGAGGAGCAGGAGTGGTTCCCCAAGGTGCGTGAGGCGCTCGGCCGCAAGCAGCTCCAGGAGATCGGCGAGCGGATGATCGCGCTCCGCGCGGACGCGCCCCGCAAGCCGACCGACGCGAAGGCGATCAAGAAGTCCCTGGACGCGGTAACCGCCTGA
- a CDS encoding DUF5937 family protein codes for MIGTVVTSVDIAGVPADRIRITPSPLAELGAVLHVLAEPQHHADTAAVVARMAAALPAELAPDLEEFGLLWHSGRADFLFPPEPRPSLREELDDVDRLDDERWVAAALAAHRAVSPAPRVWSPLRDPIVRQRALAAARARGPRQAAWAERVLDDPAAERERVRRFLLACESAFFGTVWKRVRPALAEEADRRRFDLAREGIGALRRISHAIGVDTERGILTIDKLQDQTADGRGGGMTLIPSAYGAPHMTVVYAPGWLPVLQYPAPGWDPRPVLRVDELDARLTALAHPLRLRFCRTLARGPHTTGELADFWQVTAPEVSRHLAVLKAAGLLISARRGRYVTYRLDMEACTGLGQQLVDVLGR; via the coding sequence ATGATCGGTACCGTGGTTACCTCGGTCGACATCGCCGGCGTACCAGCCGATCGGATCCGGATAACGCCGTCGCCGCTCGCGGAACTCGGCGCGGTGCTGCACGTGCTCGCGGAGCCGCAGCATCATGCGGACACCGCCGCGGTGGTTGCGAGAATGGCGGCCGCCCTTCCCGCAGAGCTGGCTCCGGACCTCGAGGAATTCGGTCTGCTCTGGCACTCCGGCCGGGCCGACTTCCTGTTCCCACCCGAACCGCGGCCGAGCCTGCGCGAGGAACTCGACGACGTCGACCGCCTGGACGACGAGCGCTGGGTCGCTGCGGCGCTCGCCGCCCATCGGGCCGTCTCACCGGCGCCGCGAGTGTGGTCGCCGCTGCGTGACCCGATCGTGCGGCAGCGGGCGCTGGCCGCCGCCCGCGCCCGAGGGCCGCGGCAGGCTGCGTGGGCCGAGCGGGTGCTCGACGATCCGGCCGCCGAACGCGAGCGGGTACGACGCTTCCTGCTCGCCTGCGAGTCCGCCTTCTTCGGCACGGTCTGGAAACGCGTCCGCCCGGCGCTCGCCGAGGAAGCCGACCGTCGACGCTTCGACCTGGCTCGCGAGGGTATCGGCGCCCTCCGCCGGATCTCGCACGCGATCGGGGTCGACACCGAGCGCGGCATTCTGACGATCGACAAGCTGCAGGACCAGACCGCAGACGGTCGCGGCGGCGGGATGACGCTCATCCCGAGCGCGTACGGCGCACCGCATATGACCGTCGTGTATGCGCCCGGTTGGCTGCCCGTGCTGCAGTACCCGGCACCGGGCTGGGACCCGCGTCCGGTGTTGCGGGTGGACGAGCTGGATGCTCGGCTGACCGCGCTTGCGCATCCGCTGCGGCTACGCTTCTGCCGCACGCTCGCCCGAGGACCGCACACGACCGGCGAGCTGGCCGACTTTTGGCAGGTGACGGCGCCGGAGGTGTCCAGGCACCTCGCGGTGCTGAAGGCGGCCGGGCTGCTGATCTCGGCGCGCCGCGGCCGCTACGTGACGTACCGCCTGGACATGGAGGCCTGCACCGGCCTGGGACAGCAACTGGTGGACGTCCTCGGGCGCTGA
- a CDS encoding MFS transporter, protein MTTTRTTLRELARIPGGGRYALSATVEAATSGMLRPFIVIYAVLIGLSAPQAGTTLTVGMLAGLGAVPLAGWWIDRGARRAPAVAALLVRAVGSLLLALVPGIAGFAIGVVLIGVGTQIAPPTNSALVAALAGPAQRAAALAAGRSLRNAGLGAGALLGTVLVASGPEALRWLALATALGCAFGAAVIARVPLPHQDVPAPAPAAATEEARGAGLRPVTVLALAGIPYAFYADILEIALPLLLVQGLHASLAWPSGIFVANTVMVIALQLVVVVRLAKWPHRTVLFWSGLLLAASYLGFWLGGATGGGDGTVLVALVIVPYTLGEILYTGSSVPLVIESAPPHLMGRALARWQLSYGLARAVDPIIITGLLSLGAAALWLPLAAATLLGAATVRLGTRRHRLHRSHGQSISHAVPDGGSPAIDSPLTKRVHGEPGTSRSVKAGG, encoded by the coding sequence GTGACGACCACCCGTACGACGCTTCGTGAGCTGGCCCGCATCCCGGGCGGCGGCCGCTACGCGCTCAGCGCCACAGTCGAGGCAGCGACCTCCGGGATGCTGCGCCCGTTCATCGTGATCTACGCCGTGCTGATCGGGCTCAGCGCGCCGCAGGCCGGTACGACGCTGACCGTCGGCATGCTGGCCGGCCTCGGCGCCGTCCCGCTCGCCGGATGGTGGATCGACCGCGGAGCGCGGCGGGCGCCCGCCGTCGCCGCGCTACTGGTGCGAGCGGTGGGGTCGCTGCTGCTTGCCCTGGTGCCCGGCATCGCCGGATTCGCGATCGGTGTCGTGCTCATCGGCGTTGGCACGCAGATCGCTCCACCCACCAATTCCGCGCTGGTCGCCGCGCTGGCCGGCCCGGCCCAGCGTGCGGCGGCGCTGGCCGCGGGCCGCTCGCTGCGCAACGCCGGCCTGGGCGCCGGCGCCCTGCTCGGCACGGTTCTGGTCGCGAGCGGGCCGGAGGCGCTCCGCTGGCTCGCGCTGGCGACGGCGCTCGGGTGCGCGTTCGGTGCGGCGGTGATCGCCCGGGTGCCGCTGCCCCATCAAGATGTTCCGGCCCCCGCTCCGGCTGCGGCAACGGAGGAAGCGCGCGGTGCCGGCCTACGCCCCGTTACCGTCCTGGCTCTGGCCGGCATTCCGTACGCGTTTTACGCCGACATCCTCGAGATCGCCCTGCCGCTGCTGCTGGTGCAGGGCCTGCACGCGTCGTTGGCGTGGCCCTCGGGCATCTTCGTCGCCAACACCGTCATGGTGATTGCGCTGCAGCTGGTCGTGGTCGTGCGCCTCGCGAAGTGGCCGCACCGCACCGTGCTCTTCTGGTCCGGCCTGTTGCTCGCCGCCTCCTACCTCGGCTTCTGGCTCGGCGGGGCGACCGGCGGCGGCGACGGTACGGTGCTCGTCGCGCTGGTCATCGTGCCTTACACGCTGGGTGAAATTCTCTACACCGGCAGCAGCGTGCCGCTGGTGATCGAGTCAGCACCGCCACACCTGATGGGGCGCGCGCTCGCCCGCTGGCAGCTCAGCTACGGCCTGGCCCGGGCCGTCGACCCCATCATCATCACCGGTCTGCTCAGCCTGGGCGCGGCGGCGCTGTGGCTGCCGCTGGCCGCCGCGACCCTGTTGGGCGCAGCGACGGTGCGGCTGGGCACTCGACGGCATCGTCTGCACCGTTCGCATGGGCAATCCATCAGTCATGCCGTGCCAGACGGCGGGAGCCCGGCCATCGATAGTCCCCTGACCAAGCGCGTTCACGGTGAGCCTGGTACATCCAGATCTGTGAAAGCCGGAGGTTAG
- a CDS encoding HAD domain-containing protein, whose amino-acid sequence MLFLDVDGPLIPIGGGPPQNSEARAARAEASGQWDEMSNPLLSRLNPMHGKRLSTLGCELVWATTWMADANEEVAPRIGLPALPVVDWLEGDEERPIRRLHWKTKALVAWAAGRPFVWVDDEISEVDRAWVAANHPGPALLHRVDPRVGLSGPDFAAIERWLAARRQEIVQPEVSPNI is encoded by the coding sequence TTGCTCTTCCTCGACGTGGATGGACCGCTCATCCCGATCGGTGGGGGGCCGCCGCAGAACTCTGAAGCGCGTGCAGCCAGGGCCGAAGCCAGCGGCCAATGGGACGAGATGTCCAACCCACTCCTGTCGAGGCTCAATCCGATGCACGGAAAGCGGCTCAGCACGCTCGGGTGCGAGCTGGTCTGGGCTACCACGTGGATGGCCGATGCGAACGAGGAAGTGGCACCGCGGATCGGCTTACCAGCACTGCCTGTCGTCGACTGGCTGGAGGGTGACGAGGAGCGCCCGATTCGGCGGCTGCACTGGAAGACCAAGGCCCTGGTCGCTTGGGCGGCCGGACGTCCCTTTGTTTGGGTCGACGACGAGATCAGCGAAGTTGACCGAGCCTGGGTCGCCGCCAACCATCCCGGACCCGCACTTCTCCACCGTGTTGACCCACGGGTTGGGCTTTCCGGTCCCGACTTTGCCGCCATCGAGCGATGGCTTGCCGCACGCCGCCAAGAGATCGTCCAGCCGGAGGTGTCACCCAACATCTGA
- a CDS encoding GNAT family N-acetyltransferase has translation MIETRVLTEGDWKMWRELRLAALAEAAYAFGSQLADWQGDGDREERWRGRLAISGSYNIVAMLDGQPVGMASGVPTDQDGVLELISMYVAPVGRGRSVGDHLVRAVEQWSRQVGAETLRLAVVEGNKNAWALYQRNGFRDTGELGDLMPDGVRREHIMTKSLVA, from the coding sequence ATGATCGAGACGCGTGTGCTCACTGAAGGCGACTGGAAGATGTGGCGAGAACTGCGGCTCGCTGCGCTGGCGGAGGCGGCGTACGCGTTCGGTTCCCAACTGGCGGACTGGCAGGGCGACGGTGACCGTGAGGAACGCTGGCGCGGTCGGTTGGCCATCTCCGGTTCGTACAACATAGTGGCGATGCTCGACGGGCAGCCCGTCGGAATGGCCAGCGGGGTGCCGACCGATCAGGACGGCGTCCTCGAGCTGATTTCCATGTACGTGGCGCCGGTCGGACGTGGCCGGAGTGTGGGCGATCACCTCGTGAGGGCGGTCGAGCAGTGGTCTCGGCAGGTCGGCGCGGAGACGCTTCGCCTGGCCGTGGTGGAGGGCAACAAGAACGCCTGGGCGCTCTACCAGCGGAACGGCTTCCGGGACACGGGTGAGCTAGGCGACCTCATGCCCGACGGCGTGCGTCGGGAGCACATCATGACCAAGAGTCTCGTGGCTTAG
- a CDS encoding serine/threonine protein kinase, whose amino-acid sequence MSDLPLASAFTVFSDQDSGCLSYGVEEAGRRWFVKKAITVRARLSLFRAAQFHSAVQHPAIIRPAQVLDGPDGPLLVYPWYDGTVLNHATTHGSDRAALARFQQMPLPDVEAAVTTILDAHVAITAAGHVAVDLYHGCFLYNFGSRQMWLIDLDEYRPGPFTLDADHLPGSRRYMAPEEFVRGAVIDQRTTVYTLGRTIQHLLDSPHGWRGSPAQSQLAHHATRPAPEDRHPDVVKLVAEWRSTCTA is encoded by the coding sequence ATGTCCGACCTGCCGCTCGCGTCCGCGTTCACGGTCTTCAGCGATCAAGACTCGGGATGCCTGTCCTACGGCGTCGAGGAGGCCGGGCGCCGCTGGTTCGTCAAGAAGGCCATCACCGTGCGGGCCCGACTCTCTCTTTTCCGGGCCGCGCAGTTTCACTCCGCAGTTCAGCACCCAGCGATCATCCGCCCCGCGCAGGTCCTCGACGGCCCCGACGGACCCCTGCTGGTTTACCCCTGGTACGACGGCACAGTTCTCAACCACGCCACCACGCACGGCTCGGACCGGGCGGCACTTGCCCGTTTCCAGCAGATGCCTCTCCCCGACGTCGAGGCAGCTGTCACCACGATCCTCGACGCGCACGTGGCCATCACGGCGGCCGGCCACGTCGCGGTCGACCTGTATCACGGCTGCTTCCTCTACAACTTCGGCAGCAGACAGATGTGGCTGATCGACCTGGACGAGTACCGGCCCGGCCCCTTCACCCTCGACGCCGACCACCTGCCCGGATCCCGCCGCTACATGGCCCCGGAAGAGTTCGTCCGTGGTGCGGTCATCGACCAGCGGACCACGGTGTACACCCTCGGCCGCACCATCCAGCACCTGCTCGACTCCCCACACGGCTGGCGAGGCTCCCCGGCCCAAAGCCAGCTCGCGCACCACGCCACCCGGCCGGCGCCGGAAGATCGACACCCCGACGTGGTGAAGCTGGTCGCCGAGTGGCGATCCACGTGCACGGCCTGA